One Agrobacterium vaccinii DNA window includes the following coding sequences:
- a CDS encoding VOC family protein, with product MTSALGIHHITMITRKVQANVDFYVGFLGLRLVKRTAGFEDAMQLHLLYGDAQATPGSLLTFLVWEDGAQGRVGYGQTLEVALAIHPASIGFWLTRALQAGVRTEGPMEEFGEPVIRLKDPDGIILKLVGTTAFEDSVPNVAQGIPPEHAIRRIRGATVLSEVPEETESFLAQHFGYVHTAQSGSIRRTVSTSGDIIDVRDATGFWSSAPGTGTVDHIAFRARDMDELNRTLEALKSRNSSPTNAHDRKYFASLYVREPGDVLIEMATDLPGMTVDEPLETLGEKLFIPPLFMRDEEDVRVALPQFGMPGEERVIYRDLPFIHRFHTPADPDGSTIVLLHGSGGSETSLMALAHTANPRATLLGVRGRSTEEDIARWFRRFSDLSFDEKDIASEAEAFAAFIEGALRAYDPDRAKLSFIGHSNGANFLAAFFALYPEFAQDALLLRPMAVLADWPQSDLSGKRFTLAAGETDRHKERTLALREHLAASGAQVAVNVLPHGHELGLEDVELAKQWAKTLSTGGLA from the coding sequence ATGACATCCGCACTGGGCATTCACCACATCACCATGATTACCCGCAAGGTGCAGGCCAATGTGGATTTTTACGTCGGTTTCCTGGGCCTGCGGCTGGTCAAGCGCACCGCTGGTTTCGAGGATGCCATGCAACTGCATTTGCTGTACGGCGATGCACAAGCAACGCCGGGCTCGCTGCTGACCTTCCTTGTCTGGGAAGATGGTGCGCAAGGCCGTGTCGGTTATGGTCAGACGCTGGAGGTCGCGCTTGCCATCCATCCCGCCAGCATCGGCTTCTGGCTGACGCGCGCCCTTCAGGCAGGCGTGCGGACGGAAGGCCCCATGGAAGAGTTCGGCGAACCTGTTATCAGACTGAAAGACCCTGATGGTATCATTCTCAAACTCGTAGGAACGACCGCTTTTGAGGATAGTGTTCCGAACGTTGCTCAGGGCATTCCACCAGAACACGCCATCCGCCGCATCCGCGGTGCGACCGTGCTGAGCGAGGTACCAGAAGAGACCGAGAGCTTCCTCGCGCAGCATTTCGGTTATGTCCACACGGCACAAAGCGGCAGCATTCGCCGGACTGTCTCCACGTCAGGCGATATCATCGATGTGCGGGATGCGACCGGCTTCTGGTCCAGCGCGCCCGGCACCGGCACGGTCGACCATATCGCTTTTCGCGCCCGGGACATGGATGAGCTGAACCGAACCTTGGAGGCACTGAAATCGCGTAACTCCTCCCCCACCAATGCCCATGACCGCAAATATTTCGCCTCACTCTACGTTCGCGAACCGGGCGACGTGCTGATCGAGATGGCCACGGATTTGCCCGGCATGACCGTGGACGAGCCGCTGGAAACGCTGGGCGAAAAGCTGTTCATTCCACCGCTTTTCATGCGGGATGAGGAGGATGTTCGCGTCGCACTGCCGCAGTTCGGCATGCCCGGTGAAGAGCGCGTCATTTACCGTGACCTGCCCTTCATCCACCGCTTCCACACGCCTGCCGACCCGGATGGCAGCACCATCGTGCTGCTGCATGGTTCCGGCGGCAGCGAGACCAGCCTGATGGCGCTTGCCCATACGGCCAATCCGCGTGCCACGCTTTTGGGCGTGCGCGGACGCAGCACAGAAGAAGACATTGCCCGCTGGTTCCGCCGGTTTTCCGACCTCTCCTTTGATGAAAAGGATATCGCCTCCGAAGCGGAAGCCTTTGCTGCTTTCATCGAGGGTGCGCTGCGCGCCTATGACCCTGATCGCGCAAAGCTGAGCTTCATCGGTCACTCCAACGGCGCGAACTTCCTCGCCGCGTTTTTCGCTCTCTACCCGGAATTTGCGCAGGATGCACTGTTGCTGCGCCCCATGGCCGTGCTGGCAGACTGGCCGCAATCCGATCTTTCCGGCAAGCGCTTCACGCTGGCGGCGGGTGAAACCGACCGGCACAAGGAGAGGACGCTGGCGTTGCGGGAGCATCTTGCGGCAAGCGGTGCGCAGGTGGCTGTGAATGTTCTTCCGCATGGCCACGAGTTGGGGCTGGAGGATGTGGAACTGGCGAAGCAATGGGCAAAAACCTTGTCCACAGGCGGCCTTGCATAA